In Aestuariibaculum lutulentum, one DNA window encodes the following:
- a CDS encoding DUF4876 domain-containing protein, with protein sequence MKKILLFVLTSFLMACSNDDDNFVMPVNNSFKVTFNEGYDFAAAANVAITLVNNDDGKTYTLTTDANGMADIEVVPGKYNVNASLVFTAEEYSAYWGQEVSDPVSFNASLSGVTINQESTGLVEMVLVSGKIGSLLIKQVYFSGSDVKLGASFRDLFFEVYNNSNEAVYLDGLCFAQVYGASSVSSTLQSYHLANGQYDWSQSYNQANVEHANTNYVYADEVLRFPGTGEEHLLEPRKSVIVAATAINHKSPLTVLDNDGETKVYEVPEPDRTIDLSNAPFEAYYRDYQESIGSSYLDSDIDNPNAANMEIVFKTYAGKDLILDPFGRDAFVLFKENDDAINSWGRVPLPSIAAENYSEDTKVYLQIPSAVIIDGVETQRNDPSKAKPKRLTDDIDAGEISTILGHYSSESVIRKSKEVNGITVYQDTNNSSNDFMVLSHPEVIIE encoded by the coding sequence ATGAAAAAGATTTTACTATTTGTCCTAACAAGCTTTTTAATGGCTTGTAGTAATGACGACGATAATTTTGTAATGCCCGTAAATAATAGTTTTAAGGTAACTTTTAATGAAGGTTACGATTTTGCAGCTGCCGCAAATGTTGCTATTACATTAGTGAATAACGATGACGGCAAAACATATACGTTAACGACAGATGCTAATGGTATGGCTGATATAGAAGTTGTGCCAGGGAAATATAATGTAAATGCGTCTTTAGTGTTTACGGCCGAAGAATATTCAGCCTATTGGGGGCAGGAAGTTTCAGATCCGGTTAGTTTTAATGCGTCTTTAAGTGGCGTGACGATTAATCAGGAATCTACAGGATTGGTAGAAATGGTTTTAGTAAGTGGAAAAATAGGAAGTTTGTTGATTAAACAGGTGTACTTTTCAGGTTCCGATGTGAAATTAGGCGCTTCATTCAGAGACTTGTTTTTTGAAGTGTATAACAACTCCAACGAAGCTGTGTATTTAGACGGTTTATGTTTTGCTCAGGTATATGGGGCATCTTCAGTAAGTTCTACATTACAATCGTATCATTTAGCTAACGGTCAGTACGACTGGAGCCAGTCGTATAACCAAGCCAATGTTGAACATGCAAATACTAATTATGTTTACGCCGATGAGGTATTAAGATTTCCAGGAACCGGAGAAGAACATCTTTTAGAGCCAAGAAAAAGCGTGATTGTTGCAGCTACGGCTATTAACCATAAAAGTCCGTTAACGGTTTTAGATAATGATGGAGAAACCAAAGTTTACGAAGTACCGGAGCCAGACAGAACAATCGATTTAAGTAATGCGCCATTTGAAGCTTATTACAGAGATTATCAGGAATCTATTGGAAGTTCGTATTTAGATTCAGATATCGATAACCCGAATGCAGCTAACATGGAAATTGTATTTAAAACCTATGCAGGGAAAGATCTTATTTTAGATCCATTTGGTCGTGACGCTTTTGTGCTTTTTAAAGAAAATGATGACGCTATAAATTCATGGGGCCGCGTGCCATTGCCATCCATTGCTGCAGAAAATTATTCAGAGGACACTAAAGTGTATTTACAAATTCCTAGTGCTGTAATTATTGATGGTGTTGAGACACAACGAAATGATCCTTCTAAAGCAAAGCCAAAACGTTTAACCGATGATATTGATGCTGGTGAAATCTCTACAATTCTTGGACATTATTCT